Below is a genomic region from candidate division KSB1 bacterium.
GCCAACCAGGTGGGCGTACAGCACGGCGCGAAGTCGCATTGGTCCAGCCGCGTGCCGGATGACCAGGAGCCAGGTCAGCACCATCAGGAACTGCTGGACGAAGAGCACCAAAAAAGCCCCGGCCAGAACCGCGCGTCTCACCGACCCGAGGACCGCCGTCAGCTTGGGCCAATCGATGCGGGTCGCCAAAATCCAGAGGATCAGACCGCTCAGAACAACTTTGGCTGCCAATTTCAACCGCGCGGACATGCCGTTGTACCCGTTCCTCTTGGCCGGGACCGAGACCGCCTGTTCCGGGGATAGCGGCTGAGGCCTAAGGTGCCCACTGCCGCAACGGTTCAGGCAACTGGATCCTGGAGGTTCAACTCCTCCCAGCTCCTCAGCCACAGCTCCAGCACGTAAAGCGCCCAAAGCCGGTGCGAATGATCGTGGCGCCCTTCGGAGGTCTCCCTGATCATTTCCTCGAGGCGATCGGCCCGGACGAGCTCCCACTGGACAATCCTCGGATTCCGGAGCAGGGTCTGCCGCACCTCTGCGCTGAGGACGTTGTCTTCGCGCAGCCACTTACGCATCGGAACGCTGTGCCCAAGCTTGTCCTTCCGATAGACGATCGCGTCCGGGAGGATCCCCTCCATGGCCTTCTTCTGGATGTACTTCTGTTCCCTGGAGTTGGGAATCTTCAGCTCTCCCGGAATGCGAGCGCAGAAGTCCACCAGCTGCGGATCGAGCAGCGGACACCGTGCACGGATCCCGAAGGCGCGAAGGAGAGAAAGCCGCCGCAGGTAGAATTGCACCACGGTGTAATAGTCGCCGAAGAGGGCGCGGTCGAGCTCGTCCGGCCAGGGAAGCGCCGCGTAGAGTTCACGGAGCCAGGCAAGCTGGGCGCCTTCCCGTACCTGGGGCCACAGTCCGGGTGACAGCAACGCTTCCAGTTCCCTGGGCGAGTAGTAGAGACGCCAGCGGTTGCTGTGGAACGCGCGCGGAAACCTCTGTCCCTGAACGAAGCGCTTGAGCTTCACGCTGAGACTGCTCTTCCGGTGCGACTCCGGGATCAGCCTGGCAACCCACGTTACGGGCCAACGGGCGAAGGCAGGGACTCTTTCCCAGGCTCTGGCCGCGCGGTCAGCCAGATAGACGGGATGGCCGGCAAAGAGCTCGTCGCCCCCATCGCCCGTCAGCAAGACCTCGATCTTGCCTGATGCGTGCTGACCCAGCAGGAAGGTGGCCACCTCGATGCCCAGGTCGGCCTGCGGCTCGTCCATGTGGCGCACCATCTCCGCGGCGGCCAGGGCTCGCTCGGGCGTGTACTCGACCTGTTCGTACGTCGCCCCGTAGTGACGAGCCACCAGGGAAGCGTAGTGGGACTCATCGTAGGTCTCCACCGGGCAACGGAAGGAGAAGGCGCGCAGTTGCCCGGGCCGATATTGGCTCGCAAAGGCCATCACCGTGCTCGAGTCCATTCCCCCGCTCACCGACACACCTACCTGCTCATTTTCCGGCAGGCGAACTCGCACGGCGCGGTCGAACTGACTCCGCAGCTCCGCAATTAGTTCGCCGACGCTTCCGGAGAACTTGTTTCCAAAGTCCGGGGACCAGTACCGCTCGCAGGTGACTTGGCTCCCCTGGATCCGTACAAGACATCCCGGCGGCACCTTGTGCACGTTGCGGATGAGCGTTCTGCCCGAGGGATTGTAGTTCAAAGTCAAGTAGGTCGCGAGGGCATCGTAATCGAGAGCCTCGGGAAAGCGAGCCCCTGCTGCCAAGGCCCGTAAGGAGGTGCTGAATTCTGTGTGGCCTTCGTCCGTGAGGCGAAAGTACAGCGCCTCCACGCCCAGATGGTCCCGCACCAGGATCAGTTCTCCGCTCTGGCGGTCGAACAGAGCGGCGGCGAATCCCCCGTTGAGCTTCCGAAATAGGGCTGGTCCCTCCTGGCTCAAACGGTCGAGGAGACGTTTGGCGCACCCCGCAGGGGCCTCACCCCCAGGGCACCCCAGGAGGTCGCCCCTGATCGCCAGCTGATAACGCTCGTTGGCGGCCAACTCGGAGAACAGAGACCGATCCGCGGGTCCAGAGGTCCGAAACTTGACCTGAAGCTCTTTGCGACCATCCGGAGTGACCAACACAGCGCCGTGCATCATCTTCTTTCACCTCGGAATCTCTTTCTTCACTTCGCATTGCTGGAGGCTGTGCGGCCCAGGGCCCCTTGTCTTCGACTGCTCTCCCTCCAAAGCCGAGTGGCCTCGCGAAACCGGATTCGCAGTGCCTCCCCCATGGATATCGACCCTTCTCCTGGGAGAGTGCGCAGGAAGACCTCATCGAGCCTCCAAAGATGGCGCAAGCCGCCCTCCTGATGATTTCGCCACGATGCGGGCTGGGCACCCCAGTGAACCGCCCTGTACCCACATTGCCGCATCGCCCCGAAGTGGCGCCGGGAAGCTGTGAACCAAGGCAAACAGAGGTGCTGCACCGGCTGGCCCATCCTCGCTTCGAGTTCAGCCCGTGCCCGGCCGAGCTCCTCACGGACCAGGCCCTGGAGCTCGTCCGCGGTCGCCCAATCGAAGGCATCGCGGACGCTCCGGAGAGCGCGTTCGTACGCCTCCCGCAGTCTATTGCGCCATCCCGGGTCTTCGAAGAACCTCCTTCCGCCCCCGCGGCGGACGACTTCTGTACAGAGCCCCGTGAGCTTTGGCGACACCCGGAGGCAACGATCCGTTGCGAGGAGCGGCGCCGAGAGGAACACAGGGGCACCGAGCACTGCCTCCTCGCCCCTCTCGGTGATCAGCTCCCGCACCCGGAGTGGCAGATGCGTGTTGGCAAATTCCCTGCCGAGCGCAGCCGGTGTGACAAATCCCACCAGAACGGGTTCTGTCTCCACCAGGACGTGGCGGTGGGTGTGAGACTGAAACTCGATCCGCCCCGTGGCAGCCATCGCCTCCATTTCCGGCCAGGTGCAGAGACGGGTCTCGGGTAAGCCCGTCTCCGCTTCCCTTTCGTGGCCAGAAGCGTGTCCCGCTTCGCCGGGAACGCAGCCTGTCACCACGAAGGCCGTCGCCTGGAACCCGAACTCCCTGAGCAGGGGGAACGCAGAATCAAAGAGGGACCGCCGCGCGTCGTCAAAGGTCAGGGCTACGCACCTCTCGGCTGCCGCTGCAGGGGAAGAAAGCTCGCTCACCCGCAAGGTCTTGTAGCCATTGGCCGCCAGAAACGCCAGTTGATCCCGAAAGCGATCCGCCTTCACCGTGTGGAATACGAAGATAGGCGGCTGCCCCCCGGGTAATATTCCGCCGCTCTGGAGTCTGCGCCACAGCCCGCTGCGGAGCATCCAGTAGAGGTCGTCGAGATTCTTGCGGTACATCCACGCAACACGATGGCGCCAGCGCCGATACACGTCCATGGGATCTTCAGCGACTCAGGAGATTCCGGTACAGTTCTCCCAGTTGAGCGGCGCTCTGCTGGATGCTGAAGCGTTGCGCGTTGCGGCGCCCCTTTTCCCCCAGCTCCGCGGCCAGCTGGGGATCCTCGTAAAGCCGCCGGATCCCCTTCGCCAGAGCCTCAGGGTCCGCCGGTGGCACCAGAATGGCATTCTCCGGCGAGCCTACTGCCTCGGGGATACCCCCCACCGCGGTGGCCACAACCGGCTTCCCACAAGCCATTGCTTCCACGACGCTCAGGCCAAAACCCTCTCGGATCGAAGGGACCACCACCGCATCCAGCGCCGTAAGAAGCGACGGGATCTCGTCCACATGCCCCAGGAACTGAAGGGTCCCGCTGTCGAGGCCCAGGGCCCTGGCCTGAGCCAGCAGATCCTCCCTCTGGGGTCCGTCGCCCGCGACCACAAAGTGCATTTGGGGAAGTTCCTGGTGCAAGCGGTGGGCAGCCTGGACAAAGAAGTGCACTCCCTTTTCCTCGCGCAGCCGAGCGGCGACGCCCGCAATCCAAGCTTCCTCAGGCAGGCCGAACTTGCGCCTCAGGGATGGAGGTGGGACATTCACGCTGAATCGGCCCAGGTCGATGCCGTCGTAGATAACCGCGATCTTCTCCTCCGGCACGCAACGTGCGTTGGCCATAAAGTCGCGGACTCCGTGGGAGACGGCCACGCCGCAGTCGGTCCGGTTCCTCAGGAGCCAGTCGCCTATCCAGAACCATGGCTTCTTTTTGAGCACGGCGTGCTCGTGGATCACCGCTCGGCACCCACAGCCCGGCGCAGCCAGTCGGACCAGGTAGGATGCGTAGTACCCATGGCCGTGCAGAATCTGGGCACGGTGCTTCTCGGCAAGTTCGCGCACCTTTCGCACGTCCCGGGGCAGGCGGAAAGCGCCGGAGCGAAACCACTCGAGCCTAACCCCGTTCTCCTCGACGAAATCACACCCGCGGTCGTAGCGGAGGTTCACCACGACCATCTCGAAGCCAGAGGAAGGGGCCCAGCGGTTCCAGTCTACCAGCAGCCGGGCAACGCTGCTCGGGTTCACCCCATCCATCGAGAGCTTATCGATGACGTGAAGGACCCGGATGAAGCTCGGGCGCTCCAGGAGGGCGCGATCAGGCTCCTGCATTGGCCTTCTCCGCAGCACTTTCCAGGCGGGATCTCACCACGCGAGCGGGCATTCCGACGGCAATGGCATAGTCGGGGATGTCGGAGTTCACGACCGCTCCTGCCCCAATGATGGCGTCGCGGCCTACCCGGCAGCCGTCCAGCACAACCACGTGGGCACCGATCCAGGCGTTATCGCCGATCTCGATGCCTCGCGCTTCGCGAGGCTGGTCGATGATGGGAACATCGGTGCGGGCAAACGTGTGGGTGCCGCCCACGAAGTAACTGTATGCAGCCACCAGGATGTTCTTTCCCAGCCTCACAGATCCCGCCGAGAAAACCTCGCAGTTGAAACCGATATTGGCGCCGTCGTCGATCGCGATGTCGCCGTTCTTGCAACTGAGGATCGTGTTCCTGCCCAGAAATACCCCGTTGCCGATGCGAATGCCTTGATTTGCCCAGCCCTTGGCGTCCAGGACGCAGTTGTCGTCGATCACCACGTTGTCACCGATCTCGATCTTGCGAGGGTGACGAATGACCACGTTGGTGCCAAACGTCACATTGCGGCCTACCCTGCCCAGGACTAATGGGTAGAGTTTGGCGCGGAGCACCATTCCCAGCGCCCCCGGAACCCACGAAGCCAGGAGCATAATAAGCTCGTACTTCAGCAGAAACCAGAGGCTCGTACTGCCTACGACCAGCTCCTGATATTTCCTGAGCTTTCCTCCCTTCTTGTCGAAAAGCTCTTTCTGGATATCGATGTGATCGCGCTCATCGCCCATCCCACGACCTCCTTAAAGCTCCGCCTCGTCGGCCGTCGGGTCTACCGACCTGCCTAATCTGCAGGCGCACCCCCGGTTCTACAGCCAGCCGTGAGCCCGGTACCATTCCGCTGTCCGTTTCAGCCCCGTGTCGAGATCTACCTTGGGTCGATAGCCAAGCAGGGTTTTGGCTTTGGAGATATCGAAAGCGCGGTTTTTGGTGAAGAAATCGAGTCGACGTGGGTAGAGGGGCGGCTCCACCCGGAGCAAGCGGCAAAGCCTCTCGCAAAGGTAGGCGGCCGCCAGGACGGGCCCGACCGGTACATGCCGGATTCTGACCTCTACGCCCAGAGCTCGGCCGATGCGGCGCACCAGTTCGTTCAAGGACAAATACTCCTCACCCGCCAGGGTGAACACTTCGCCCTGGATCTCTCGCCGCTCGGCTGCCAGGATCATCCCCTCCACCAGATCTTCGACGTAGGTCATCTGATAGAGGACCTCCCCGTCGCCGATCATCGTGAAGGTCCCTCGCGCGGCTCCGCGGAAAAGCTTCAGGAAGCGGCGGTCGCCTGGACCGTAGATCCCAGCCGGGCGCACCACGATCCCCGACAGACGGGTCGAACGGAAGAATTCCAGAGCGGCCAGCTCTCCCAGCATCTTGCTTCGCTGATAGTGATCCCCAGGATTGTAAGGGGTCTCTTCGGTGGCCGGGGGATGGCGGATTTCCCCTTGTACCCCCACGGTGCTGCAGTGCAGGAATCGTGCTACGCCTGCCGAGACAGCGGCCTCCAGAAGCCGGCGCGTCCCCTCGACGTTTACCTCGTAGAATTCGCGGACGGAGCGCCCCTCGCGGCGGTAGAGGGCGGCCACATGGTACACTGTCTCCACCCCTTCGCAGGCCCGGCGCAGCGATTCCTGGTCCGCGAGGTCCCCTACGACAATTTCGATCCCATCGGGCTCCAGCAAGCCCAGTCTTCCCGGGTCCCGGACCAGCGCCCGCACCCGGTAGCCCTTCTGTCGGAGCGCCTGGGTGAGGTGACTGCCCGTAAATCCCGTTGCGCCGGTCACCAAAACCGGCCCATTCGCCGACCCGTTTGCCACTACGGCCACTCCAGCTTTCGCCTGTACGACCCTCGGGATTAACCCATACCACTTCACGCCTTGCGGTCAGGCAAAGCGCTCGCGCCACTTCATGAACATGAACAGCGCCCAGAGGCGATGGCTGTGGTTCTCCACCCCGCGCATATGCTCATCGAGCAGTCTGTGCACATAGGAAACGTTGAACAGCCCCGTCGCTCGCAGCTTATCGGGCGCCAGGACCGAAAGAACCATGTCGCGCAGCTCATCTCGAATCCAATTCTTGATCGGGATACTGAACCCTTCTTTGCCGCGCGTGAGGATCTCGGTTGGCAGCGCATCGCGGAACGCCTCTTTGAGGATGCGCTTGCGTACCCCTTTCCAGACCTTATAGGGGGCGGGCATCCTTAGGGCCAGCTCCACGATCCGATAGTCCAGGAGGGGGACGCGGACCTCGAGGCTGGTGGCCATGCTCATTCGGTCAACCTTGACCAGGATATCATCGACGAGATAGGTGCGCACGTCGACGTAGATATCGCGGTTTAGCCAGTCGAGGTCAGAAGCCTCCTGGAAGTATCTCCAGATGTGCTGGAATCGAGCCTCCTCGTCGTTCTGAGCCATAAGGTCGGGGCTGAGGAGCTGCCGTCGGTCCTCCTCGCTCAGGAAAATCATCCAGCGAACGTGATGGAGGGACGCGGGATAGCGAGCGCCTTCGACGAAGCGCTTGTAGGTGTTAATCACGCCCTTCTTCTTCGAGGTGGGTGGCAAAGCACGAGCCAGAGGCTCCGCCACTCCTCTCCACAGGAAGCCGGGTACAATCGGCAGATAGCGCTGGGCCAGACGATCCGCCACGTAGGTGTCGTAGCCGCCGAAGAGCTCATCGCCGCCGTCGCCCGAGAGGGCGACCTTGACGTTCTGGCGCGCGTTCTGGGAAACGAGATAGGTCGGGAAGACGCTGAAATCGCCAAGGGGCTCGTCCAGGTGGTAGATCAG
It encodes:
- a CDS encoding asparagine synthase C-terminal domain-containing protein, whose protein sequence is MMHGAVLVTPDGRKELQVKFRTSGPADRSLFSELAANERYQLAIRGDLLGCPGGEAPAGCAKRLLDRLSQEGPALFRKLNGGFAAALFDRQSGELILVRDHLGVEALYFRLTDEGHTEFSTSLRALAAGARFPEALDYDALATYLTLNYNPSGRTLIRNVHKVPPGCLVRIQGSQVTCERYWSPDFGNKFSGSVGELIAELRSQFDRAVRVRLPENEQVGVSVSGGMDSSTVMAFASQYRPGQLRAFSFRCPVETYDESHYASLVARHYGATYEQVEYTPERALAAAEMVRHMDEPQADLGIEVATFLLGQHASGKIEVLLTGDGGDELFAGHPVYLADRAARAWERVPAFARWPVTWVARLIPESHRKSSLSVKLKRFVQGQRFPRAFHSNRWRLYYSPRELEALLSPGLWPQVREGAQLAWLRELYAALPWPDELDRALFGDYYTVVQFYLRRLSLLRAFGIRARCPLLDPQLVDFCARIPGELKIPNSREQKYIQKKAMEGILPDAIVYRKDKLGHSVPMRKWLREDNVLSAEVRQTLLRNPRIVQWELVRADRLEEMIRETSEGRHDHSHRLWALYVLELWLRSWEELNLQDPVA
- a CDS encoding polysaccharide deacetylase family protein; this translates as MDVYRRWRHRVAWMYRKNLDDLYWMLRSGLWRRLQSGGILPGGQPPIFVFHTVKADRFRDQLAFLAANGYKTLRVSELSSPAAAAERCVALTFDDARRSLFDSAFPLLREFGFQATAFVVTGCVPGEAGHASGHEREAETGLPETRLCTWPEMEAMAATGRIEFQSHTHRHVLVETEPVLVGFVTPAALGREFANTHLPLRVRELITERGEEAVLGAPVFLSAPLLATDRCLRVSPKLTGLCTEVVRRGGGRRFFEDPGWRNRLREAYERALRSVRDAFDWATADELQGLVREELGRARAELEARMGQPVQHLCLPWFTASRRHFGAMRQCGYRAVHWGAQPASWRNHQEGGLRHLWRLDEVFLRTLPGEGSISMGEALRIRFREATRLWRESSRRQGALGRTASSNAK
- a CDS encoding glycosyltransferase family 4 protein, whose translation is MQEPDRALLERPSFIRVLHVIDKLSMDGVNPSSVARLLVDWNRWAPSSGFEMVVVNLRYDRGCDFVEENGVRLEWFRSGAFRLPRDVRKVRELAEKHRAQILHGHGYYASYLVRLAAPGCGCRAVIHEHAVLKKKPWFWIGDWLLRNRTDCGVAVSHGVRDFMANARCVPEEKIAVIYDGIDLGRFSVNVPPPSLRRKFGLPEEAWIAGVAARLREEKGVHFFVQAAHRLHQELPQMHFVVAGDGPQREDLLAQARALGLDSGTLQFLGHVDEIPSLLTALDAVVVPSIREGFGLSVVEAMACGKPVVATAVGGIPEAVGSPENAILVPPADPEALAKGIRRLYEDPQLAAELGEKGRRNAQRFSIQQSAAQLGELYRNLLSR
- a CDS encoding acyltransferase: MGDERDHIDIQKELFDKKGGKLRKYQELVVGSTSLWFLLKYELIMLLASWVPGALGMVLRAKLYPLVLGRVGRNVTFGTNVVIRHPRKIEIGDNVVIDDNCVLDAKGWANQGIRIGNGVFLGRNTILSCKNGDIAIDDGANIGFNCEVFSAGSVRLGKNILVAAYSYFVGGTHTFARTDVPIIDQPREARGIEIGDNAWIGAHVVVLDGCRVGRDAIIGAGAVVNSDIPDYAIAVGMPARVVRSRLESAAEKANAGA
- a CDS encoding NAD-dependent epimerase/dehydratase family protein: MANGSANGPVLVTGATGFTGSHLTQALRQKGYRVRALVRDPGRLGLLEPDGIEIVVGDLADQESLRRACEGVETVYHVAALYRREGRSVREFYEVNVEGTRRLLEAAVSAGVARFLHCSTVGVQGEIRHPPATEETPYNPGDHYQRSKMLGELAALEFFRSTRLSGIVVRPAGIYGPGDRRFLKLFRGAARGTFTMIGDGEVLYQMTYVEDLVEGMILAAERREIQGEVFTLAGEEYLSLNELVRRIGRALGVEVRIRHVPVGPVLAAAYLCERLCRLLRVEPPLYPRRLDFFTKNRAFDISKAKTLLGYRPKVDLDTGLKRTAEWYRAHGWL